The following nucleotide sequence is from Achromobacter spanius.
TGCTCTGGTAGCCCGCCGCCGCGGTCTTGTCCTTGGCCGGCAGGTTGACCCATAGCTGCACCATTTCCAGTTCACCGCCTGAACGCGTGAACGCCGGCGAGTGGAATTCTTCGTGCAGGATGCCCGACGCCGCCGTCATCCATTGCACGTCGCCGGGGCCGATGACGCCGCCGTTGCCGGTGGAGTCGCGATGCTCGACTTCGCCGCTGTAGACGATGGTGACGGTTTCAAAGCCGCGATGAGGGTGCTGGCCCACGCCGCGCGGGTGCTCGGCCGGCTCGAACCTGGCCGGGCCGGCGTAATCCAGCAGCAAAAAGGGGCTGACATTCTTGATCTTGTCGTTGTCGTGATACGAGAACATCGAGCGCACGGGGAACCCGTCGCCCACCCAGTGGGGGCGCGGAGCAGCGTGCAGGCCGAGGATCTTCTTCATGGCATCTAATTCCTATTGCGCGGCCCCTTCGGGGCCGTTCGTCATGGGGGTAAAGATAGGGGCGGAACAAGGATTCAGTAGTACCGGATTCTGATAAGGACTGTTCCATGAATCGGACGATTACCGGCTCTGGCTGCCGGGGCGACCGAGTGCGGTGAGACCGCATTGATCCGGCTTCGATACGCCGTTGAACCTGCTTCCCACTTATCTTTTCTGGCCTGGATCACCAGCAGCGAGGCCGGGATTTTTAAGAATAATCCGAATTTTTGAGCCCGGCCCCCGGTCTGACGTATCCTGCCGCCATGGAACACCGCGTTACGCTTGCGCCCGCCGGGCGCTCCGATCAGGTTTGGGGCTTTGCCCCGGTTGCCGCGCCCGATGCGCGGGTGCTGGTGCTGGGATCGATGCCCGGCGTGGCATCGCTTGAACAGGCCCGCTACTACGCCCATCCACGCAACGCCTTCTGGCCCATTGCGGCGCAAGTGCTGGGCTTTGATCCGGGCCTGGACTATGCGCTGCGCTTGCAGGCCCTGAAGGCGGCGGGCGTCGCGCTATGGGACGTGCTGCATGCCTGCGAACGCCCCGGTAGCCTGGACGCCGACATCCGCCGCGACACGCTGGTGCCGAATGATTTTGCGTCGTTCCTGGACCGTCATCCGGACATTGCGCGCATCTGCTTCAACGGCGGCAAGGCCGCCGCGCTGTATCGCCGACACGTCCTGCCCACCCTGGCGCGGCCAATGGACTACCTTGACCTGCCATCCACCAGCCCGGCCCACGCCGCCGCCTCGTTCGATGTGAAGCTCGCGGCGTGGCGGCGTGCATTGACGCTGTAGTGGCGAACGGCTAGCGCTGGGTTCACCCCCCCCGGTTCAGCCGCGCACCCAGGCCCACACCCAGGCCCGCCCCCAGGCCCGCCCCAACCGGCGGGCATTTTTATCGTCCGTTGCCCCTTCTCTGTCCCCGATTTGATTCATATCAACGTCCTATATAACCAGGAGTGATAAGTTAATAGCAACAAGATGTTATCTGTCCGGAGTTCTCCGCAATGCCTGCCTCACCCGTTCCCCCCGACCCTGCCCAACGCGGCAAACGCGGTTTTCTCAAAGGGCTGCTTGGCCTGAGCGCCGCCGCCACCATCATCCCCATCCATGCTGAAGCCACCGGCCTGAACGGCCAGCCGCCACGCCGTCCCGGCATGCCCGGCAAGCGCTATGGCATGGTGGTCGACCTGCGCAAGTGCATCGGCTGCCAGGCCTGTACGGTCAGTTGTTCGCTGGAAAACCTGCCGCCCATCGGGCAGTTCCGCACCACTGTCCTGCAATACGAAGTCACCCCCGACGCCGGCGGTCCCAGCGCCATGGTCATGCTGCCGCGCCTGTGCAACCACTGCGACAACCCGCCCTGTGTGCCGGTCTGCCCGGTGCAGGCCACGTTTCAGCGCGAAGACGGCATCGTGCTGGTCGACAACGAACGCTGCGTGGGCTGCGCCTACTGCGTGCAAGCCTGTCCCTACGACGCCCGCTTCATCAACCACGACACGCAGACGGCCGACAAATGCACGTTCTGCGAACACCGCCTGGAAGTCGGCCTGCTGCCGGCCTGTGTGGAAAGCTGCGTGGGCGGCGCGCGCGTCATTGGCGACATGAACGACCCCGACAGCGCCATCTCGACGCTGCTTGAGGAACACAAGGCCGACATCAAGGTGCTCAAGCCAGACATGAAGACCGACCCCCACGTCTACTACATCGGCCTGCCCGACGCCTTTGTCCACCAGGTCGATGGCCAGGCGGGCGTGCGTCTGGCTGGCGGACATTGAGCCATTGAAGGGGACTTTCATGCAGATCTCGGAATTGCTCACGCCGGTCTATGACGCCGCTTGGCTGCCTTGGGCCG
It contains:
- the dsrO gene encoding sulfate reduction electron transfer complex DsrMKJOP subunit DsrO — translated: MPASPVPPDPAQRGKRGFLKGLLGLSAAATIIPIHAEATGLNGQPPRRPGMPGKRYGMVVDLRKCIGCQACTVSCSLENLPPIGQFRTTVLQYEVTPDAGGPSAMVMLPRLCNHCDNPPCVPVCPVQATFQREDGIVLVDNERCVGCAYCVQACPYDARFINHDTQTADKCTFCEHRLEVGLLPACVESCVGGARVIGDMNDPDSAISTLLEEHKADIKVLKPDMKTDPHVYYIGLPDAFVHQVDGQAGVRLAGGH
- a CDS encoding DNA-deoxyinosine glycosylase yields the protein MEHRVTLAPAGRSDQVWGFAPVAAPDARVLVLGSMPGVASLEQARYYAHPRNAFWPIAAQVLGFDPGLDYALRLQALKAAGVALWDVLHACERPGSLDADIRRDTLVPNDFASFLDRHPDIARICFNGGKAAALYRRHVLPTLARPMDYLDLPSTSPAHAAASFDVKLAAWRRALTL